One window of Methanogenium organophilum genomic DNA carries:
- the trpB gene encoding tryptophan synthase subunit beta, protein MSTGRFGPYGGQFVPETLMAAVTALEEGRKAICPTDAFRDELAFYLTEYAGRETPLTFCRNVSADMGCKVYLKREDLLHSGAHKLNNTLGQGLLARHMGKKRLIAETGAGQHGVATAIAGAVLGLPVEVYMGETDCKRQQLNVFRMELMGAKVIPVSGGTATLKDAVNEAMREWAATSEDSAYILGSVVGPHPYPEMVRDFQTVIGIEARQQIREHEGRLPDEVIACVGGGSNAIGIFHPFLKDDVALTGVEAGGRGKCPGDHGASLGGGTPGVLHGALSYLLQDADGQVLDTYSVAAGLDYPAVGPEHSMLKDTGRVRYGSVLDDEVLNAFRYLSRKEGIIPALESSHAVAYLLREQDRFDRDDIVIVNLSGRGDKDISREVVHAPF, encoded by the coding sequence ATGAGCACCGGACGGTTTGGCCCGTATGGCGGGCAGTTTGTCCCGGAGACCCTGATGGCGGCGGTGACGGCACTCGAAGAAGGACGAAAGGCAATATGCCCGACAGATGCGTTCAGGGATGAACTTGCGTTCTACCTGACAGAGTATGCCGGGCGGGAGACCCCTCTGACCTTCTGTCGGAATGTCTCGGCAGATATGGGATGCAAAGTGTATCTCAAGCGCGAAGACCTCCTTCACAGCGGGGCACATAAACTCAATAACACCCTTGGACAGGGCCTTCTTGCCCGCCATATGGGTAAGAAACGGCTGATTGCCGAGACCGGGGCTGGTCAGCATGGTGTTGCAACCGCAATTGCAGGCGCTGTCCTGGGTCTTCCCGTTGAGGTGTATATGGGTGAGACTGACTGCAAACGCCAGCAGCTCAACGTATTCCGCATGGAACTGATGGGTGCGAAGGTTATCCCGGTTTCCGGCGGCACGGCGACTCTCAAGGATGCAGTCAATGAGGCGATGCGGGAATGGGCGGCCACCTCTGAGGATTCGGCGTACATCCTCGGGTCTGTCGTCGGCCCGCACCCCTATCCCGAGATGGTCCGTGATTTCCAGACCGTCATAGGCATTGAGGCACGGCAGCAGATCCGTGAGCACGAGGGCCGCCTTCCCGATGAGGTGATCGCCTGTGTGGGTGGCGGGTCCAATGCCATCGGCATCTTCCATCCCTTCCTGAAGGATGATGTAGCGCTCACCGGCGTTGAGGCGGGTGGCCGGGGGAAGTGCCCCGGTGACCACGGGGCGTCGCTCGGCGGCGGCACCCCGGGCGTGCTCCATGGCGCTCTCTCATACCTCCTGCAGGATGCGGACGGACAGGTGCTGGACACCTACTCTGTCGCAGCAGGACTGGACTACCCGGCGGTAGGACCGGAGCACAGCATGCTCAAAGATACCGGACGGGTGCGGTATGGAAGCGTTTTGGACGATGAAGTCCTGAACGCCTTCCGCTACCTCTCACGAAAGGAAGGCATCATCCCGGCGCTCGAGTCGTCGCATGCGGTTGCCTACCTCCTCCGCGAGCAGGACCGGTTCGATAGAGATGACATCGTCATCGTCAACCTCTCCGGGAGAGGGGATAAGGACATCTCACGGGAGGTAGTGCATGCACCGTTTTGA
- a CDS encoding PQQ-binding-like beta-propeller repeat protein, with protein MTDNHPAIYSAAVGISAGAIVTGIILLFSKGWMRLNSYNQTILGIGIIHMYASLLLVLFFAGCCIPFILYNSSRRTILLHAALTGLIAAGVARILPFVGRPAYLISSLLSTIPQLLIILACGLLVVVFGGLFASFIRKDEEQGFAPLIPLAIVTIAVIILPLLLVPAGISTGIIPPTSYDTATPVSSHGSSMSVVAYRSAVYDPPTDLWVLKLSPEGAIEWEQTVDISTYDRADALTESPAGYAIAATESGQEYLTVHLVRFDSVGAYTRLPGTNIEFSPVTSIVPAPDDGFLLATETPEIMHITTTGETLWRKSLANGSQGMAPVSLLARDDGTFVAAWADQTACLDANGTMLWDVSPDAIGSGPSLAILTEADNGGVLVCTEGKHIRANNQYMVYPVVVCLSADGTVMWDQSFGSGIADTLLGVWQNGTGHTILYRTITFPKNLWGNVVHAYTSHLISLSDDGTVTGFQEIPDSGGDVIPSLYGGFLSLDTGESTITGTGYNAGGQELWTREYDVQANPYSLRGIGTTDGGYLIAVSSPS; from the coding sequence GTGACTGACAACCATCCTGCCATTTACAGTGCCGCAGTCGGCATCAGTGCCGGAGCAATCGTCACCGGGATCATACTTCTCTTCTCGAAAGGATGGATGCGCCTGAATTCGTATAACCAGACCATTCTGGGAATAGGAATCATACATATGTATGCATCTCTTCTCTTAGTGCTCTTCTTCGCCGGATGCTGCATCCCCTTTATTCTTTATAACAGTTCACGACGCACAATACTCCTGCATGCCGCCCTGACCGGTCTCATCGCCGCAGGCGTGGCCCGCATCCTGCCGTTCGTCGGGAGGCCTGCCTATCTGATCTCCTCACTTCTCTCAACCATCCCGCAACTGCTCATCATCCTCGCCTGCGGATTACTGGTAGTCGTCTTCGGGGGACTCTTTGCCTCATTCATCAGGAAGGATGAAGAACAGGGATTTGCACCGCTCATCCCGCTCGCCATTGTTACCATCGCGGTGATTATTCTTCCGCTGCTCCTGGTCCCTGCCGGCATATCCACCGGCATCATTCCCCCCACTTCATATGACACCGCCACACCTGTCTCATCCCATGGGAGTAGTATGTCTGTCGTAGCCTATCGGAGCGCAGTGTACGATCCACCGACAGATCTGTGGGTGCTAAAACTCTCTCCGGAAGGCGCCATAGAATGGGAACAAACGGTGGACATCAGCACCTATGACCGGGCAGATGCCCTCACCGAATCTCCTGCCGGATATGCCATAGCCGCAACAGAATCCGGGCAGGAATACCTTACCGTGCATCTGGTACGGTTTGATAGCGTTGGCGCCTACACCCGTCTGCCGGGCACAAACATCGAATTCAGCCCGGTCACATCCATCGTCCCCGCACCGGACGACGGATTTCTCCTCGCAACAGAAACGCCGGAGATCATGCACATCACGACCACGGGAGAAACCCTCTGGAGAAAATCGCTCGCAAACGGGAGTCAGGGCATGGCACCGGTCTCCCTTCTGGCCCGTGATGACGGCACCTTCGTTGCCGCCTGGGCAGACCAAACCGCCTGTCTGGATGCAAACGGGACCATGCTCTGGGATGTATCTCCTGATGCAATAGGGAGCGGACCATCCTTAGCCATCCTTACGGAGGCTGATAATGGCGGCGTTCTTGTCTGCACGGAAGGGAAGCACATCAGGGCCAATAATCAATATATGGTTTATCCGGTGGTAGTCTGTCTCAGTGCAGACGGCACAGTCATGTGGGACCAATCCTTCGGAAGCGGAATCGCAGACACCCTTTTGGGCGTCTGGCAGAACGGTACGGGACATACCATCCTCTACCGCACCATCACATTCCCAAAAAATCTCTGGGGCAACGTCGTGCATGCATACACCAGTCACCTCATCAGCCTGAGTGACGATGGAACGGTTACCGGATTTCAGGAAATACCTGATTCCGGCGGAGACGTGATCCCGTCACTATACGGAGGATTCCTCTCACTTGACACAGGGGAGTCCACCATCACCGGCACCGGATATAATGCAGGAGGACAGGAACTCTGGACACGGGAATACGACGTGCAGGCGAATCCTTACTCTCTCCGGGGTATCGGAACAACAGACGGCGGGTATCTCATCGCCGTCTCCTCTCCGTCATGA
- a CDS encoding indole-3-glycerol phosphate synthase TrpC, with protein sequence MILDDIVRNTALRIREPEESGEKMTPLSLKEAILSVQGRHAVIAEIKFSSPSAGKIRERTDPGKIAEEYQNGGCAAISVLTEPDYFGGRPDDIAVVKNAVSLPVLRKDFITDLRQIEETRALGADAVLLIAGLLGGRTGEFVSAARRAGLEPLVEVHTPAEAELARASGAELIGINNRDLRTMEVIRGTTAALAGPLRNAGRIVVSMSGIRGPEDIRRTAPHADAFLAGTVLMSADDPKMVLEELVCA encoded by the coding sequence ATGATACTCGATGATATTGTCAGAAACACAGCGCTTCGTATCCGGGAGCCTGAAGAGAGTGGAGAGAAAATGACTCCGCTGAGCCTGAAAGAGGCCATCCTGTCCGTGCAGGGCAGGCATGCAGTGATTGCAGAAATCAAGTTTTCCTCTCCCTCCGCAGGGAAGATACGGGAACGAACAGATCCGGGAAAAATTGCCGAAGAATACCAGAACGGAGGATGTGCGGCGATATCGGTCCTCACAGAACCTGACTACTTCGGGGGACGTCCGGACGATATTGCAGTGGTAAAGAATGCGGTCTCTCTTCCGGTGTTACGGAAGGACTTCATCACCGATCTGCGCCAGATTGAAGAAACGAGAGCCCTCGGTGCGGATGCCGTGCTGTTGATTGCAGGCCTTCTGGGCGGGCGTACGGGTGAATTTGTTTCTGCTGCCCGGAGAGCGGGCCTGGAACCCCTTGTCGAGGTGCACACACCGGCGGAAGCTGAGCTTGCACGTGCATCCGGGGCGGAGTTGATCGGCATCAACAACCGTGACCTCCGGACAATGGAGGTCATACGGGGGACAACCGCTGCACTGGCAGGCCCGCTACGGAATGCCGGAAGGATTGTCGTCTCGATGAGCGGTATCAGGGGGCCGGAGGATATCCGTCGGACGGCTCCCCATGCCGACGCCTTCCTTGCCGGGACCGTGCTCATGTCAGCAGACGATCCGAAGATGGTACTGGAGGAACTGGTATGCGCATAA
- a CDS encoding TolB family protein produces the protein MGHRICGCDKTALFVKAEARIRNRIKGIAAFCLILSLIFSAGCITEDCGTEMPKDTVNGTQFSGWSQYPSISGDGRYVAFVTGADDPERPFMQYPADIRIRSQETGQLISVKASAALPEEYAIFTYPSLSGDGRYCAFEAASRISKSDYITEKTGLYGIFVFDGDTGETTCVSMASDGTRGNARSEHPVISDDGRYVTFSSWATNLVENDTNTVADVFLHDLQTGETGRITRGSGASGPSAISGDGRMVVFASTASDLVQGDTNGGTDIFTYNRLTGVTTRVSVSSDGTEGNDSSVSPDISTDGRFVSFRSWAANLVEGDTNGVDDVFVHDCLTRKTTRARDAAPGTFELGWSRSPPLSGDGRYVAFESAAETLVAGDTNRMEDVFVYDTETGETTLISVASDGNPGNGNSNAPDLSHDGRYVVFVSGASSLVEGDENGYADVFVHDRKTGRTTMISCYPDNMTPVLQREQTTGKTVPA, from the coding sequence ATGGGCCACAGGATCTGCGGATGCGATAAGACCGCCCTCTTTGTGAAAGCGGAAGCCCGTATCCGTAACCGGATAAAGGGCATCGCAGCATTCTGCCTTATTCTTTCATTGATATTCTCCGCCGGATGCATCACAGAAGACTGCGGCACAGAGATGCCAAAAGATACCGTGAACGGGACACAGTTTTCCGGCTGGTCGCAGTATCCGTCCATCTCCGGCGACGGAAGATATGTGGCCTTTGTCACCGGCGCCGACGACCCGGAGCGGCCATTCATGCAGTATCCGGCAGACATCCGAATACGCAGTCAGGAAACAGGCCAACTCATAAGCGTCAAAGCGTCTGCGGCACTCCCGGAAGAATACGCCATATTCACCTATCCCTCGCTCTCCGGCGATGGCAGATACTGTGCCTTTGAAGCAGCATCCCGCATCTCAAAATCAGATTACATCACAGAGAAAACCGGCCTCTACGGGATCTTTGTCTTCGACGGGGATACCGGAGAAACCACCTGTGTCTCGATGGCCTCCGACGGCACCCGGGGAAATGCCCGGTCGGAACACCCCGTCATCTCAGACGACGGCCGGTATGTCACCTTCTCTTCATGGGCAACCAATCTGGTGGAGAATGATACGAATACCGTCGCGGATGTCTTCCTACATGACCTGCAGACAGGAGAGACCGGCCGCATCACCCGGGGAAGCGGGGCATCCGGCCCGTCCGCCATCTCCGGCGACGGACGTATGGTTGTCTTCGCGTCCACGGCATCTGATCTGGTGCAGGGCGATACCAATGGAGGGACCGATATCTTCACATACAACCGCCTGACAGGTGTCACCACCCGTGTTTCGGTCTCTTCAGACGGCACGGAGGGAAACGACTCCTCTGTCAGCCCCGATATTTCAACAGACGGCAGATTTGTCTCATTCCGGTCATGGGCCGCCAATCTGGTGGAGGGCGATACAAACGGCGTGGATGATGTCTTTGTGCACGACTGCCTCACAAGAAAGACCACCCGTGCGAGGGATGCGGCACCCGGCACCTTTGAGCTGGGGTGGTCACGTTCACCTCCGCTCTCCGGGGATGGACGGTATGTAGCATTTGAATCTGCTGCCGAAACCCTGGTTGCGGGGGACACGAACCGGATGGAGGATGTCTTCGTCTATGACACCGAGACCGGAGAGACAACACTCATATCGGTCGCTTCTGACGGAAACCCCGGGAACGGGAACTCAAACGCCCCTGACCTCTCCCATGACGGCCGCTATGTGGTCTTTGTATCCGGGGCATCCAGTCTGGTGGAGGGGGATGAGAACGGATATGCCGATGTGTTTGTACATGACCGGAAGACGGGCAGAACCACCATGATATCCTGCTATCCGGACAATATGACTCCGGTTCTGCAAAGGGAGCAAACCACCGGAAAAACCGTACCTGCATAG
- a CDS encoding ABC transporter ATP-binding protein: MPPVIKTENYSKVFGDLKAVDSVSLSVERGRLFGLLGPNGSGKTTMIKMLTGQMNPSSGTAEVLGIDPSADPVAVREAVGIIPEQETPPSFLTAVEYLAFVGKIRNLEDTEEQAEWWFEFLDFRDKKDVLCKDLSRGTRQKLMFAQAFLHTPEVALIDEPLINLDPVMQRTVKEFLAEYVRSGKTIFLSTHILEIAEDICTDFAILHKGKLLHTGRVDELTGADIHLDDFFMDLVKRGRTDV, encoded by the coding sequence ATGCCACCCGTAATCAAAACAGAGAATTATTCAAAGGTGTTCGGAGACCTGAAAGCCGTTGATTCAGTCAGTCTTTCTGTTGAAAGGGGCAGACTCTTCGGCCTTCTCGGACCAAACGGCTCGGGGAAGACAACAATGATCAAGATGCTCACGGGACAGATGAATCCATCATCCGGGACGGCAGAGGTGCTCGGGATTGACCCCTCAGCCGATCCTGTTGCCGTCCGTGAGGCAGTAGGCATCATCCCCGAACAGGAGACACCACCCAGTTTTCTCACAGCAGTTGAGTATCTCGCATTTGTCGGAAAAATCCGGAATCTGGAAGATACGGAAGAACAGGCCGAATGGTGGTTTGAGTTCCTTGATTTCCGGGACAAAAAGGACGTGCTCTGCAAGGACCTCTCCCGGGGCACACGCCAGAAACTGATGTTTGCACAGGCATTTCTCCACACACCGGAGGTCGCCCTCATCGATGAACCCCTAATCAATCTCGATCCGGTCATGCAACGGACGGTGAAGGAATTTCTGGCAGAGTATGTCCGCTCCGGGAAGACCATCTTTCTTTCAACCCATATCCTGGAAATTGCAGAGGATATCTGCACGGACTTTGCCATCCTCCACAAGGGGAAACTGCTCCACACCGGACGGGTAGACGAACTCACCGGAGCAGACATTCACCTTGATGATTTCTTCATGGACCTTGTCAAACGAGGGAGAACGGATGTTTGA
- a CDS encoding phosphoribosylanthranilate isomerase yields the protein MRIKICGVTSPEDARCVEEAGADAVGVVLFSDSPRSVGPECAGEIFDALGPFTTGVCVTATNDAEEIDEMLALCPSVVQVGAEVSLPPTRARVLRMVAPGETPSQPCDAVVIDASRGKGLPFNREFARQVLETSSLPVILAGGLSTENVRTAVALGPYGLDVASGVEYRPGIKDPLLVRAFIRTCRRFT from the coding sequence ATGCGCATAAAAATCTGCGGCGTGACCTCACCTGAGGACGCACGCTGTGTAGAAGAGGCGGGAGCCGATGCCGTGGGCGTGGTTCTCTTTAGTGATTCACCGCGTTCGGTCGGACCGGAGTGTGCCGGAGAGATATTCGACGCCCTAGGGCCCTTCACGACCGGTGTCTGTGTGACGGCAACGAATGATGCGGAAGAAATCGATGAGATGCTGGCTCTTTGTCCTTCAGTGGTGCAGGTGGGAGCAGAGGTCTCTCTCCCCCCAACCCGTGCCCGCGTCCTGCGAATGGTTGCCCCCGGAGAGACACCATCGCAACCCTGTGACGCGGTCGTCATCGATGCAAGCAGGGGGAAGGGATTGCCCTTCAACCGGGAATTTGCCCGGCAGGTGCTGGAGACGTCATCACTTCCGGTCATCCTCGCAGGAGGTCTCTCCACGGAGAATGTAAGGACTGCGGTGGCCCTTGGCCCGTATGGCCTTGATGTGGCTTCCGGGGTTGAATACCGTCCCGGCATCAAGGACCCGCTTCTGGTGCGTGCGTTCATCCGTACATGCAGGAGGTTTACATGA
- a CDS encoding anthranilate synthase component II, with translation MKVLVIDCYDSFTYNLCQMIGRLGAEPVVVQNDQSPERVPLRDIERVVLSPGPGRPEKSGLSLHALKTFSREIPTLGVCLGHQAICYASGGAIVRAGNMMHGMTSQISHDGSGVFSGLENPFTATRYHSLVVDEDTLPDELAVTAVSCDDGYVMGVRHRDYPVEGIQFHPESILTEQGLHLMENFLGSGCR, from the coding sequence ATGAAGGTACTTGTGATTGACTGCTACGACAGTTTCACCTACAACCTCTGCCAGATGATTGGCCGTCTGGGTGCAGAACCGGTGGTGGTGCAAAACGATCAATCGCCGGAGAGAGTTCCTCTCCGGGATATCGAACGGGTTGTTCTCTCCCCCGGTCCCGGAAGGCCTGAGAAATCCGGTCTCTCCCTCCATGCTCTCAAGACCTTTTCCCGCGAGATCCCGACACTTGGCGTCTGCCTTGGCCATCAGGCGATCTGTTACGCATCCGGGGGAGCAATCGTTCGGGCAGGGAACATGATGCACGGCATGACCTCGCAGATCTCCCATGACGGAAGCGGGGTCTTCTCAGGGCTTGAAAATCCGTTTACCGCGACCCGGTATCATTCCCTCGTCGTGGACGAAGACACCCTTCCCGATGAACTTGCGGTGACTGCGGTCAGCTGCGATGATGGGTATGTGATGGGCGTCCGGCACCGGGACTATCCGGTGGAGGGCATCCAGTTCCATCCGGAGAGCATCCTCACTGAACAGGGCCTCCACCTGATGGAGAACTTCCTCGGGAGCGGATGCCGGTGA
- a CDS encoding anthranilate synthase component I family protein: MYNGDAGGMETAMKLNLTREAFERIAKEHTKPLIIPLCTKMAGNFPPVKECGFILESLDRERRDARHSVMGMEPVLTITIGETLSLTGDEQYVACARRAAAGETPVETIRSIVDAFTIHAENTPEFTGCFAGYFAYDLIYSLFNKISGRQKNGKPVKRDQPVARFMLTQESIVTDHDTNETHLFSYPLITEDSDPKEEYENAVRRMQTILCTPEAAEETKSDNGTGEIRPTSNIAQDTFEERVAQTREYVHAGEILQAVISRRMECAYTAPPIALYSALRYVNPSNYMYFIDFGVQQIIGSSPEMLVRVEGRTVTTVPIAGTRPRGRNGEEDIELARDLLADKKECAEHLMLVDLARNDLGRVCRYGSVVPETFMKVEKFSHVQHIVSRVSGELRDDCDRFDAFTSCFPAGTVSGAPKIRAMQIIDELEDDPRGIYAGAVGYIGLNGDLNLAIAIRTVIIEDGKASVQAGAGIVADSVPKKEYEETGMKAGAMLAAIRMAEEGV, from the coding sequence ATGTACAATGGTGATGCCGGTGGAATGGAAACCGCTATGAAACTGAATCTGACGAGAGAAGCATTTGAAAGAATTGCAAAAGAACACACAAAGCCCCTGATAATCCCTCTTTGCACGAAAATGGCAGGAAATTTTCCCCCGGTGAAAGAGTGTGGATTTATTCTGGAATCCCTTGATCGGGAGAGGCGGGATGCACGTCATTCGGTTATGGGAATGGAGCCAGTACTAACCATCACAATTGGTGAAACTCTTAGCCTGACGGGTGATGAGCAATATGTTGCCTGTGCACGCCGGGCGGCAGCAGGGGAAACGCCGGTTGAAACAATACGGTCCATTGTTGACGCTTTTACAATACATGCAGAGAATACCCCGGAGTTCACCGGCTGTTTTGCCGGCTACTTTGCCTATGATCTCATCTATTCGCTCTTTAACAAAATATCCGGGCGTCAAAAGAACGGGAAACCGGTGAAACGCGATCAACCGGTGGCCCGGTTCATGTTAACACAGGAGAGCATTGTCACTGATCACGATACGAATGAGACCCATCTTTTCAGCTATCCGCTGATTACCGAAGACTCAGACCCGAAAGAGGAATATGAGAACGCAGTCCGGAGAATGCAAACGATATTGTGCACACCGGAAGCAGCAGAAGAAACAAAGAGTGACAACGGTACCGGAGAGATACGTCCTACGTCAAACATCGCACAGGACACCTTTGAGGAGCGGGTGGCACAGACGCGGGAATATGTCCATGCAGGGGAGATTCTCCAGGCAGTCATATCCCGAAGGATGGAGTGCGCCTATACGGCACCACCTATCGCCCTCTATTCCGCCCTCCGCTACGTAAACCCGAGCAATTATATGTATTTCATTGACTTTGGAGTGCAGCAGATCATCGGGTCCAGCCCGGAGATGCTGGTGCGGGTTGAGGGACGCACGGTCACAACCGTCCCCATCGCCGGCACCCGTCCGCGGGGACGAAACGGGGAGGAAGATATCGAGCTTGCACGCGACCTTCTTGCAGACAAAAAAGAATGTGCAGAACACCTCATGCTTGTCGATCTTGCACGCAATGACCTCGGTCGGGTGTGCAGATACGGCTCGGTTGTTCCCGAGACGTTCATGAAGGTTGAGAAGTTTTCTCACGTGCAGCATATCGTCTCCCGGGTGAGCGGTGAGTTGCGCGATGACTGCGACCGGTTTGATGCGTTCACCTCCTGTTTTCCCGCAGGCACGGTCTCCGGTGCGCCGAAGATACGGGCAATGCAGATAATTGATGAACTTGAGGATGACCCGAGGGGCATCTATGCAGGGGCGGTGGGCTACATCGGGCTGAACGGAGACCTGAACCTTGCGATCGCCATCCGGACAGTCATCATAGAGGACGGGAAGGCTTCGGTGCAGGCAGGGGCGGGCATTGTCGCCGACTCTGTGCCGAAGAAGGAGTATGAAGAGACCGGGATGAAGGCGGGAGCCATGCTTGCCGCGATCCGGATGGCGGAGGAAGGAGTATGA
- the trpD gene encoding anthranilate phosphoribosyltransferase encodes MMQESIAKAAARMNLTTGEATSAMQMMMTGRATDAQVGAFLTAMSMKGETTAEIAACAAVLREHAASIRPQVTGTLVDTCGTGGDMRGTFNISTTAAFVAAGAGISVVKHGNRSVSSRCGSADLLERLGVCLTIPPEETCRIIEEIGIGFLYAPLHHPAMKSVAGPRKEIGTRSLFNILGPLANPAGAEAQLLGVYRPELTEMVAEALMILGTQRAMVVHGDGLDEITTTGVTQVSELKNGTVEQYELRCSDFGIPEADPVALTGGDDKDNAAIFRKVLRGDEGPARDIVLLNAGAAICIGGRAASLEEGISRAETSIDSGRAQEKLNTLLEMTGGMTQ; translated from the coding sequence GTGATGCAGGAGAGCATTGCAAAGGCGGCAGCCCGGATGAATCTCACCACAGGTGAGGCAACATCCGCCATGCAGATGATGATGACCGGCAGGGCAACCGATGCACAGGTTGGTGCTTTCCTGACTGCAATGAGTATGAAGGGTGAGACCACGGCAGAGATTGCTGCCTGTGCGGCGGTGCTCAGGGAGCATGCCGCATCAATACGCCCGCAGGTGACGGGCACACTCGTTGATACCTGCGGTACAGGCGGCGATATGCGGGGGACCTTTAATATCAGCACGACAGCTGCGTTTGTTGCGGCGGGTGCCGGGATCTCGGTCGTCAAACACGGAAACAGAAGTGTGAGCAGCCGGTGCGGTTCAGCGGACCTGCTGGAGCGGCTGGGCGTCTGCCTCACCATCCCGCCGGAAGAGACCTGTCGCATCATTGAAGAGATTGGCATTGGTTTTCTGTATGCCCCTCTTCATCACCCGGCCATGAAATCGGTGGCAGGACCAAGGAAGGAGATCGGGACACGAAGCCTCTTCAACATTCTTGGCCCGCTTGCAAATCCTGCAGGGGCAGAGGCCCAGCTTCTCGGCGTATATCGTCCGGAACTGACAGAGATGGTGGCAGAGGCCCTGATGATCCTCGGTACACAACGTGCGATGGTTGTCCATGGCGACGGGCTCGATGAAATAACGACGACCGGCGTGACGCAGGTATCAGAACTGAAGAACGGCACCGTTGAACAGTATGAACTTCGATGCAGTGACTTCGGCATCCCGGAGGCAGATCCTGTGGCGCTGACTGGTGGTGACGACAAGGACAATGCCGCGATCTTCAGGAAGGTGCTCAGGGGAGACGAGGGGCCTGCCCGCGACATCGTGCTTCTGAATGCCGGGGCCGCGATCTGCATCGGCGGACGGGCGGCTTCCCTTGAGGAGGGCATCAGCCGTGCGGAGACGTCCATCGACTCCGGGCGTGCACAGGAAAAACTGAACACTCTTCTGGAAATGACCGGAGGAATGACCCAATGA
- the trpA gene encoding tryptophan synthase subunit alpha yields MHRFEEVFRRPAFIAFTVAGDPDYATSLLSAQTIIRSGADILELGIPFSDPVGDGPVIQRADERALCAGATTDTAFELVREVRKESDVPIVLLVYCNTVFARGPERFYREAKQAGVDGILIVDMPVEEADLVMEHATETGIAPIFTVTPTTPSERVKQIADMAGGFLYLVSLSGVTGKRTTLSDAALPLIQRVREETTMPLALGFGIATETHARQAVAAGVDGVIVGSAIVEIVERYAGDAETLERELSDYIARMKAAVVDAGRVR; encoded by the coding sequence ATGCACCGTTTTGAAGAGGTATTCAGACGCCCGGCCTTCATTGCCTTCACGGTGGCAGGGGATCCTGACTATGCGACCTCCCTATTGTCGGCGCAGACCATCATCCGGTCCGGAGCAGACATTCTGGAGCTCGGCATCCCGTTCTCCGACCCGGTTGGTGACGGCCCGGTCATCCAAAGGGCTGATGAACGGGCGCTTTGTGCCGGAGCAACGACCGATACGGCCTTTGAACTGGTCCGGGAGGTCCGGAAGGAGTCGGACGTGCCGATTGTCCTTCTCGTCTACTGCAACACGGTCTTTGCCCGCGGGCCGGAACGGTTCTATCGTGAGGCAAAGCAGGCCGGAGTGGACGGCATTTTGATCGTCGATATGCCGGTTGAGGAGGCGGATCTGGTGATGGAGCATGCAACAGAGACCGGGATTGCACCGATATTCACGGTGACACCGACCACCCCCTCTGAGCGGGTGAAACAGATTGCCGATATGGCTGGGGGCTTTCTCTACCTGGTCTCCCTCTCGGGGGTGACCGGGAAACGCACCACGCTCTCGGATGCCGCTCTTCCCCTGATACAGAGGGTTCGGGAAGAGACCACAATGCCGCTTGCCCTTGGCTTTGGTATCGCGACAGAAACGCATGCCCGGCAGGCAGTGGCGGCCGGTGTGGACGGGGTTATCGTTGGGAGTGCCATTGTGGAGATTGTCGAGAGGTATGCCGGGGATGCGGAGACACTGGAGCGGGAACTCTCGGACTACATCGCCCGCATGAAGGCGGCGGTAGTGGATGCCGGCCGCGTCCGGTAG